The following are from one region of the Marinomonas sp. CT5 genome:
- the yegQ gene encoding tRNA 5-hydroxyuridine modification protein YegQ, whose protein sequence is MSQEKAFMPELLSPAGSLKNLRYAFAYGADAVYAGQPRYSLRVRNNEFDLEKLGIGINEAHELGKKLYVVSNIAPHNAKLKTYINDLAPVIDLKPDALIMSDPGLIMMVREAFPDQQIHLSVQANAVNWATVKFWQQQGISRVILSRELSLDEIEEIRLKVPDMELEVFVHGALCMAYSGRCLLSGYMNKRDPNQGACTNACRWQYNAHEATEDETGQIIASSTAPTSAVQIQEPSDQLFLLQEHGRPDEYMPAFEDEHGTYIMNSKDLRAIQHVERLVKMGVHSLKVEGRTKSFYYCARTAQIYRKAIDDAVAGRPFDANLMNSLDNLANRGYTDGFLQRHRHVDLQNYETGNSISDKQQFVGEVIATHENSLTIEVKNRFSVGDSLELMTPKGNVTFPLGELNDKQGRPIDVAKGSGHVVSIPCPAGIDASMGILMRNLSEGQTTRQPHNNATTA, encoded by the coding sequence ATGTCTCAAGAAAAAGCCTTCATGCCAGAATTACTCTCTCCAGCAGGTTCGTTAAAAAATCTGCGTTATGCCTTCGCCTACGGAGCAGATGCCGTTTACGCTGGCCAGCCACGCTACTCGCTGCGAGTACGTAATAACGAGTTTGACTTAGAAAAGCTGGGCATTGGCATCAATGAAGCACATGAGCTGGGTAAAAAGCTGTATGTGGTTAGCAATATTGCGCCTCACAATGCAAAGCTAAAAACCTACATTAACGATTTGGCACCTGTGATTGACCTGAAACCGGATGCGCTCATTATGTCCGATCCAGGGCTTATTATGATGGTGCGTGAAGCCTTTCCCGATCAACAAATTCACCTGTCCGTTCAAGCCAACGCAGTGAATTGGGCCACGGTGAAATTCTGGCAACAACAAGGCATTTCTCGTGTCATTTTATCTCGTGAGCTGTCACTTGATGAGATCGAAGAAATCCGTCTAAAAGTGCCAGACATGGAGCTAGAAGTCTTTGTTCATGGCGCATTATGCATGGCGTATTCTGGACGTTGTTTGCTGTCTGGATACATGAACAAGCGTGACCCGAACCAAGGCGCTTGCACCAACGCCTGTCGTTGGCAATACAACGCCCACGAAGCAACAGAAGACGAAACAGGTCAAATCATTGCCAGCAGCACAGCACCAACTTCTGCCGTGCAAATTCAGGAGCCAAGCGATCAACTCTTCTTACTGCAAGAACATGGCCGCCCCGATGAATACATGCCAGCCTTCGAAGACGAGCATGGCACTTACATCATGAACTCAAAAGATTTACGCGCCATTCAACACGTTGAGCGACTCGTAAAAATGGGCGTGCATTCTCTAAAAGTGGAAGGTCGTACCAAGTCTTTTTATTACTGTGCCAGAACAGCGCAAATCTATCGCAAAGCCATTGATGACGCCGTCGCCGGTCGCCCTTTTGATGCCAATCTCATGAACAGCTTAGACAACCTAGCCAATCGTGGTTACACAGATGGCTTCTTACAACGCCATCGTCATGTTGACCTGCAAAACTATGAAACAGGCAACTCCATCAGTGATAAGCAGCAGTTTGTCGGCGAAGTCATTGCCACCCACGAAAACTCACTGACCATTGAAGTAAAAAACCGCTTTAGTGTTGGAGATTCTTTGGAATTAATGACGCCAAAAGGCAATGTCACTTTTCCATTGGGCGAACTGAACGACAAACAAGGCCGCCCTATCGACGTAGCAAAAGGCAGTGGCCATGTGGTTTCTATCCCATGTCCAGCTGGTATCGATGCTTCTATGGGGATCCTAATGAGAAACCTATCGGAAGGACAAACCACACGCCAACCTCATAACAACGCAACAACGGCATAA
- a CDS encoding AzlD domain-containing protein — protein sequence METSMWLALASIAIGTYLLRLVPYIWMKRSLAKRQSEDGVGSMPTWLTILGPTMIAAMFGTSLVPSHADTLSWFASGIGLLVTYGVWTRTRSMGLPILFGVMAFGVVTLVF from the coding sequence ATGGAAACCTCTATGTGGCTAGCACTTGCTAGCATTGCTATTGGCACCTATTTATTGCGCCTTGTGCCATATATTTGGATGAAGCGTAGCTTGGCAAAAAGACAATCTGAGGACGGCGTTGGCTCCATGCCGACTTGGTTAACCATATTGGGGCCAACTATGATTGCCGCAATGTTTGGTACTTCCTTGGTGCCAAGTCATGCAGATACCTTGTCTTGGTTTGCCTCTGGCATTGGTCTATTGGTTACTTATGGTGTTTGGACGCGCACTCGCTCTATGGGCTTACCTATTTTATTTGGGGTCATGGCATTTGGTGTGGTGACCTTGGTGTTTTAG
- a CDS encoding GFA family protein, with amino-acid sequence MITFKGGCLCQAVRYETTAEPLNQRVCHCHECQKAIGAAFNARVLMRIDDVSITGPINTYYSSETLERGACSHCGSSVFSRRASAGVIGLTVGSMDDSSLFKPDMHFWVSSKQPWLELTDGLPQHLEAPPSKGY; translated from the coding sequence ATGATTACCTTTAAAGGTGGTTGCCTGTGTCAGGCGGTTCGATATGAGACAACAGCGGAGCCGTTGAATCAGCGAGTCTGTCATTGTCATGAATGTCAAAAAGCTATCGGTGCGGCTTTTAATGCACGCGTGTTAATGCGTATTGATGATGTGTCTATCACTGGGCCAATAAATACCTATTATTCTTCTGAAACGCTTGAACGGGGGGCTTGTTCACATTGTGGTTCAAGTGTGTTTTCTCGACGAGCTTCTGCAGGTGTTATTGGTTTGACGGTCGGCAGTATGGATGATTCATCGCTGTTTAAACCAGATATGCACTTTTGGGTGTCTTCTAAGCAGCCTTGGTTAGAATTAACCGATGGGCTTCCTCAGCACTTGGAAGCTCCGCCGTCCAAAGGGTATTAA
- a CDS encoding MAPEG family protein — protein MQYIHLVAIIAVLQFFFFGAMTGRARRNSGLKAPAVTGHEGFERMYRVQMNTLETLVAFLPSLFIAAIYWSPVLVSSLGVVYIVGRFIYWRAYVSSPEKRALGFMLSILPTFILIALAIVGIVMSIAGN, from the coding sequence ATGCAATATATACATTTAGTCGCGATTATCGCTGTGTTGCAGTTTTTCTTTTTTGGGGCAATGACGGGAAGGGCGAGAAGAAACTCTGGACTCAAAGCGCCTGCTGTTACGGGGCATGAAGGTTTCGAGCGAATGTATCGTGTTCAAATGAATACATTGGAAACCTTAGTGGCTTTTCTTCCGTCTTTGTTTATCGCGGCCATCTATTGGTCTCCGGTATTGGTTTCTAGTTTGGGGGTTGTCTATATTGTGGGTCGCTTTATTTATTGGAGAGCGTATGTGTCTTCTCCTGAAAAGCGTGCACTCGGTTTTATGTTATCTATTCTGCCAACCTTTATTCTAATTGCTCTGGCTATCGTTGGCATTGTTATGTCTATTGCTGGGAATTAA
- a CDS encoding AzlC family ABC transporter permease, with product MNTAAQTFSGTPWKQGIKDAIPLLGGYIPVAISFGLISVQSGFSVLETILISAFIYAGASQFLFVAMAASGAPLWLVVIMTLLINARHIVYGPNLSPYLNQDKKWLPLMHGLTDQIFALAHARLPLLPDQARIGWYTGAAVLAWLSWIAGTALGAIAGGELTQRWPLINEVLPFALPALFFVLVVPRCNNILWSLTIGLSAVAAVVLKVLGYPNVAIPLAAICGSILFYALKNQPALRGK from the coding sequence ATGAATACCGCCGCTCAAACTTTTTCTGGCACCCCTTGGAAGCAAGGTATAAAAGACGCGATTCCACTACTTGGCGGATACATTCCAGTGGCTATTTCGTTTGGTCTGATTTCCGTTCAGTCGGGTTTTAGTGTGTTAGAGACTATCCTGATTTCAGCCTTTATTTATGCAGGCGCGTCACAGTTTCTTTTTGTGGCTATGGCTGCTTCTGGCGCACCGCTATGGCTGGTGGTGATCATGACTTTGTTAATTAACGCTCGTCATATTGTGTACGGGCCAAACCTTTCTCCGTATTTGAACCAAGATAAAAAGTGGCTGCCATTAATGCATGGTTTGACCGATCAAATCTTTGCTCTCGCTCACGCTCGTTTGCCTTTGCTTCCCGATCAGGCGCGTATCGGTTGGTACACAGGGGCAGCGGTATTGGCTTGGTTAAGCTGGATTGCAGGAACCGCACTGGGGGCGATAGCGGGTGGTGAATTGACGCAACGCTGGCCATTAATCAATGAGGTTTTGCCATTTGCTCTGCCGGCTTTGTTTTTTGTGCTGGTGGTTCCCCGTTGCAATAATATCTTGTGGTCTTTGACCATTGGTTTGTCCGCGGTGGCTGCCGTTGTTCTAAAAGTATTGGGTTACCCAAATGTGGCTATTCCATTGGCTGCTATATGTGGCTCGATACTTTTTTATGCTTTAAAAAATCAACCTGCATTGAGGGGGAAATAA
- the trxC gene encoding thioredoxin TrxC — protein MTNSPIQIVCQSCTTKNRVPKDKLGNKPLCGKCKSPVLSSFPINGSDQNFRRFINDNDLPVVVDFWASWCGPCQQFAPIFAQVASEMSTQACFLKLDTEQNQMTAGGFNIRSIPTLMIFHHGKEVARLSGALPKAQFQQWLAQNLPAV, from the coding sequence ATGACCAATTCACCGATCCAAATTGTTTGTCAAAGTTGCACTACAAAAAACCGTGTTCCCAAAGATAAGTTAGGTAACAAGCCTCTTTGTGGTAAGTGTAAGAGTCCGGTGCTTTCTAGTTTTCCTATTAATGGTAGCGACCAAAATTTCAGGCGTTTCATCAATGATAATGATCTTCCTGTCGTGGTGGATTTTTGGGCGTCTTGGTGTGGGCCATGTCAGCAGTTCGCACCAATTTTTGCGCAAGTCGCCAGCGAGATGTCGACACAGGCTTGTTTTTTGAAGTTGGACACAGAGCAAAATCAAATGACCGCAGGGGGCTTTAATATTCGATCCATTCCGACTTTGATGATTTTTCATCATGGCAAAGAAGTGGCGCGTCTATCTGGCGCTTTGCCAAAAGCACAGTTTCAACAATGGTTAGCGCAGAATTTGCCAGCGGTTTAA
- a CDS encoding YfhL family 4Fe-4S dicluster ferredoxin, with amino-acid sequence MALLINDRCINCDMCEPECPNDAITMGAKIYVIDPDKCTECVGHYDQPTCVAVCPIDCVKPDPNRRETEEALYEKFVEMHFDTSV; translated from the coding sequence ATGGCACTATTAATCAACGACCGCTGCATCAACTGTGACATGTGTGAACCAGAGTGTCCTAATGACGCCATCACCATGGGCGCCAAGATATATGTCATTGATCCAGATAAATGCACAGAGTGTGTTGGTCATTACGACCAACCCACCTGCGTGGCCGTCTGCCCGATCGACTGTGTTAAACCCGATCCAAACAGACGTGAAACAGAAGAAGCGTTATACGAAAAGTTTGTTGAAATGCATTTTGATACCAGCGTTTAA
- a CDS encoding helix-turn-helix transcriptional regulator: MNKPILGSLGRNIQKLRMAKGLSLSQLALDAGLAKSNLSRIEQGEGNPTIETIWRLAVQLDAPFGDLVASLESTMGENGIQVRLIDQGLDNPRIDVYWMSCAPNTIKQSEPHIAGTTETLTLISGALLAGENDDLRQLDIGKARTFAADVPHRYQTGDEWATLMMVITYAKQSDPKQEVQL; encoded by the coding sequence ATGAATAAACCCATTCTCGGCTCGCTGGGTCGCAACATACAAAAACTGCGTATGGCAAAGGGATTGTCTTTGTCTCAGCTTGCATTGGATGCAGGGCTGGCGAAGTCGAATTTGTCGCGTATTGAGCAAGGTGAGGGTAATCCAACCATAGAAACCATTTGGCGTTTGGCGGTACAGCTGGATGCGCCGTTTGGGGATTTGGTGGCCAGTTTGGAATCCACGATGGGCGAAAACGGGATTCAGGTTCGCTTGATTGATCAAGGTCTGGATAATCCGCGCATTGATGTTTATTGGATGTCATGTGCGCCCAACACCATTAAGCAATCAGAGCCCCATATTGCTGGTACGACAGAAACCCTGACTTTAATTAGCGGTGCCTTGTTGGCCGGAGAGAATGATGACTTGCGCCAGCTGGACATTGGAAAAGCGCGCACCTTTGCTGCGGATGTTCCCCACCGTTATCAAACGGGGGATGAATGGGCGACGCTGATGATGGTCATTACTTATGCAAAACAGTCTGATCCTAAACAGGAAGTACAATTATGA
- a CDS encoding serine hydrolase domain-containing protein produces the protein MITFRLSCHRFVAFALLASASLTFLSSPLFAEELPPSRTSGISVPEGQIEEAVAALDRIVEDIKARSGIPGIAVAVVHGDKTIYAKGFGVRGDKNSLPITPDTVFQVASLSKAVGATAVARQVSEGVVSWNSRMKDLLPWFALSDTAIRDKLTIGDLYSHRSGLPDHAGDELEVLGFDRQMILERLRLLPLSPFRISYAYTNFGLTAAAEAVAEASGMPWSDLTEEAVFKPLGMTHTSSRYKDFVARENRAIPHAITDDGFAPLYNRQPDAQSPAGGVSSSVNDMAKWMKMVLANGGDLIRPEALQPAISPQSFSKRPNSPDERASFYGYGFIVGTDPSGRVILSHSGAFILGAATHFTMIPSLDVGIVVLSNASPVGAVESIGASFTDIVQTGAIRRDWFSGYEPLFAAFYKPLGQTAGKPFPKAAAATPPASYCIGRYSHPYYGTVEVREDTSGGLVLLAGPEQQVFHLEAWDGAMMVFDVDNENAPKGSRSGVRFSGGEEQAETLEVELLVYDGPARFERI, from the coding sequence ATGATAACTTTTAGGCTTTCATGTCACCGTTTTGTGGCTTTCGCTTTATTGGCTTCGGCCTCGCTTACATTTTTGTCCTCTCCTTTGTTTGCTGAAGAGCTTCCTCCATCTAGAACCTCTGGTATTTCTGTTCCTGAAGGCCAGATAGAGGAAGCTGTCGCCGCGTTGGATAGGATTGTTGAAGACATAAAAGCTCGTAGCGGTATTCCGGGCATTGCTGTCGCAGTGGTTCATGGTGATAAGACCATTTACGCCAAAGGTTTTGGTGTACGCGGTGACAAAAACAGCTTGCCTATTACACCGGATACTGTGTTTCAGGTGGCTTCGCTGTCTAAGGCTGTTGGTGCGACAGCCGTTGCTCGGCAAGTTAGTGAAGGTGTGGTTTCATGGAATAGTCGTATGAAAGATCTTCTTCCTTGGTTTGCCCTTTCAGATACGGCTATTAGAGACAAGTTGACCATCGGGGATCTTTACAGCCATCGGTCAGGTTTACCAGACCATGCTGGAGATGAACTTGAGGTTCTCGGTTTTGATCGTCAAATGATTCTTGAACGGCTAAGGCTTTTACCACTTTCTCCGTTTCGTATTAGCTACGCTTACACTAACTTTGGTCTAACGGCAGCAGCGGAAGCGGTTGCAGAAGCGTCAGGTATGCCATGGAGTGATCTGACTGAAGAGGCCGTGTTTAAGCCTCTTGGCATGACGCATACTAGTTCACGCTATAAAGACTTTGTCGCGCGTGAAAACCGAGCCATTCCCCACGCTATAACCGACGATGGTTTTGCTCCATTGTATAATCGTCAGCCCGATGCACAGTCGCCTGCTGGTGGAGTTAGTTCATCAGTTAACGATATGGCGAAATGGATGAAGATGGTACTTGCTAATGGTGGTGACCTTATCCGACCAGAAGCTCTGCAACCGGCTATTAGTCCGCAAAGTTTCTCGAAAAGACCAAATAGTCCAGATGAACGCGCGAGCTTTTATGGCTACGGTTTTATTGTAGGAACAGACCCGAGTGGCCGGGTTATCCTTAGTCATTCGGGGGCTTTTATACTAGGCGCGGCAACTCATTTCACTATGATTCCGTCTCTTGATGTTGGCATTGTTGTATTATCTAACGCGTCTCCAGTTGGGGCTGTTGAGTCGATCGGTGCAAGTTTTACTGATATTGTGCAGACTGGCGCGATTAGACGCGACTGGTTTTCTGGCTACGAACCTTTGTTTGCAGCATTTTATAAGCCACTAGGACAAACCGCTGGAAAGCCTTTCCCGAAAGCTGCCGCTGCTACGCCTCCAGCTAGTTATTGCATTGGTCGTTATAGCCATCCTTATTATGGAACGGTTGAAGTGCGCGAAGATACGTCTGGTGGGTTAGTCTTGTTAGCCGGTCCAGAACAGCAAGTATTCCATTTGGAAGCATGGGATGGTGCTATGATGGTGTTTGATGTTGATAATGAAAATGCCCCGAAAGGTTCTCGTTCTGGCGTCAGGTTTTCGGGCGGAGAAGAACAGGCCGAGACATTGGAAGTTGAACTGCTTGTTTATGATGGGCCAGCGCGTTTCGAAAGAATATAG